The proteins below are encoded in one region of Bombus vancouverensis nearcticus chromosome 8, iyBomVanc1_principal, whole genome shotgun sequence:
- the LOC117153410 gene encoding uncharacterized protein LOC117153410, with protein MDWSKDMGLSLVNLYKNKEVLWNPGNSEYHQKNRRHDAWQEVADELSLIIKKPVSSLECKRKMDTILSSFRRERVKVRKISEMAEGDSDRPSGSTWFLYDSLTFLIEKDVLRSNKSFVNVNRDEHSPPPIKVNKLQSENERIEKMSKAVETPSEDECYSYGMFVANKLKRYSARTRSAVQHAISDILFNADMGYYNQSSSVSTNTQTEPNVVQCIWLQQNESTQQEHDFKNEVISDLENESEIFN; from the exons ATGGATTGGTCGAAAGATATGGGGCTCTCGCTGGTGAACTTATACAAGAACAAGGAGGTTCTATGGAACCCGGGGAACTCTGAATACCATCAAAAAAATAGACGACACGATGCTTGGCAAGAAGTCGCTGATGAACTCTCCTTGATTATTAAAAAACCGGTGTCTTCATTGGAATGCAAGAGAAAGATGGATACCATTCTTTCCTCGTTTAGGAGAGAGAGGGTAAAAGTAAGGAAGATTAGCGAGATGGCTGAGGGAG ATTCTGACAGACCTTCGGGATCCACATGGTTCCTTTATGATTCATTAACTTTTCTTATTGAAAAAGATGTTCTCCGTTCCAACAAATCTTTT GTTAACGTTAATCGCGACGAACATTCTCCTCCACCTATCAAAGTAAACAAACTGCAATCAGAGAACGAACGAATAGAAAAGATGTCTAAGGCAGTGGAAACACCAAGCGAGGACGAGTGTTACAGCTACGGAATGTTCGTGGCGAATAAATTGAAACGCTATTCAGCTCGTACTCGAAGCGCAGTTCAGCACGCCATAAGTGATATTCTTTTTAACGCTGACATGGGTTATTACAATCAGTCTAGTTCAGTTTCGACGAACACGCAGACTGAACCTAACGTAGTTCAGTGCATTTGGTTGCAACAGAACGAAAGCACTCAGCAAGAACACGACTTTAAGAACGAAGTAATCAGTGATCTGGAGAACGAGagcgaaatatttaattaa